In one Anas platyrhynchos isolate ZD024472 breed Pekin duck chromosome 8, IASCAAS_PekinDuck_T2T, whole genome shotgun sequence genomic region, the following are encoded:
- the PRKAA2 gene encoding 5'-AMP-activated protein kinase catalytic subunit alpha-2 isoform X2: MVMEYVSGGELFDYICKHGRVEEAEARRLFQQILSAVDYCHRHMVVHRDLKPENVLLDAHMNAKIADFGLSNMMSDGEFLRTSCGSPNYAAPEVISGRLYAGPEVDIWSCGVILYALLCGTLPFDDEHVPTLFKKIRGGVFYIPEYLNRSVATLLMHMLQVDPLKRATIKDIREHEWFKEELPSYLFPEDPSYDATVIDDDAVREVCEKFECTESEVMNSLYSGDPQDQLAVAYHLVIDNRRIMNQASEFYLASSPPTGSFMDDSTMHIPPGVKPHPERMPPLIADSPKARCPLDALNTTKPKPLTVKKAKWHLGIRSQSKPYDIMAEVYRAMKQLDFEWKVVNSYHLRVRRKNPVTGNYVKMSLQLYQVDNRSYLLDFKSIDDEVMEQRSGSSTPQRSCSAAGLHRPRLSIDAAAATECQSLMGSLSGSFVGSIPSVPPRLGSHTMDFFEMCASLIMALAR, encoded by the exons ATGGTCATGGAATATGTATCTGGCGGAGAATTATTTGATTACATCTGTAAGCATGGACGC GTTGAAGAGGCAGAGGCTCGACgccttttccagcagattctctCCGCAGTGGATTACTGTCACCGACACATGGTTGTCCACCGAGACCTGAAACCGGAGAACGTGCTGCTGGACGCACACATGAATGCGAAGATAGCTGATTTTG GATTGTCCaacatgatgtcagatggtgaATTTCTTCGCACCAGCTGTGGTTCCCCAAATTATGCAGCCCCTGAAGTCATCTCTGGAAG GCTGTACGCCGGCCCGGAGGTGGACATCTGGAGCTGTGGCGTTATCCTCTACGCCCTTCTCTGCGGCACGCTGCCCTTCGATGACGAGCACGTCCCCACGCTCTTCAAGAAGATCCGGGGAGGTGTGTTTTACATCCCCGAGTACCTCAACCGCTCTGTTGCCACGCTGCTCATGCACATGCTGCAGGTTGACCCCCTCAAGCGAGCAACCATCAAGGACATCAG GGAACACGAATGGTTTAAGGAAGAGCTGCCCAGTTACCTCTTCCCAGAGGACCCTTCCTACGACGCCACCGTCATTGACGACGACGCAGTTCGGGAGGTCTGTGAGAAATTTGAATGCACGGAGTCAGAGGTGATGAACAGCCTGTACAGTGGTGACCCGCAGGACCAGCTGGCAGTCGCCTACCACCTTGTCATCGACAACCGGAGGATCATGAACCAAGCCAGCGAGTTCTACCTCGCCTCCAGTCCCCCCACCGGCTCCTTCATGGATGACAGCACCATGCACATCCCTCCTGGCGTGAAGCCGCACCCCGAGCGGATGCCACCTTTGATAGCGGACAGCCCCAAGGCACGGTGCCCTTTGGATGCACTCAACACCACAAAGCCCAAACCCCTGACTGTCAAAAAGGCCAAGTGGCATCTGGGGATCCGCAGCCAGAGCAAGCCCTATGACATTATGGCCGAGGTGTACCGCGCTATGAAACAGCTGGATTTTGAGTGGAAG GTGGTGAACTCCTACCATCTCAGAGTGCGCAGAAAGAACCCGGTGACGGGCAACTACGTGAAAATGAGTCTGCAGCTCTACCAGGTGGACAACCGCAGCTATCTCCTGGACTTCAAAAGCATTGATG ACGAGGTGATGGAACAGAGGTCTGGCTCATCCACCCCACAGCGCTCGTGCTCTGCTGCAGGCTTGCACCGGCCGAGACTGAGCATTGATGCCGCAGCAGCCACCGAGTGCCAGTCGCTGATGGGGTCCCTGAGCGGCTCCTTTGTGGGCAGCATCCCCTCGGTGCCCCCGCGCCTGGGCAGCCACACCATGGACTTCTTCGAGATGTGCGCCAGCCTGATCATGGCTCTGGCTCGCTGA